A single region of the Marinobacter salinus genome encodes:
- the gabT gene encoding 4-aminobutyrate--2-oxoglutarate transaminase: MSNKELQALKERYVAAGAASPNEQFADHATNAELWDADGKRMIDFAGGIGVLNIGHRHPKVVEAVKAQLDKLMHTCQTVMPYEGYVKLAEKLSGVAPVRGHAKVMLANSGAEALENAIKIARAATGRTNVICFDGGYHGRTFYTMAMNGKAAPYQTDFGPMPGTVYRAPYPVPYHGVSEEEALRGLKMAMKADSPEKDTAAIVIEPVLGEGGFYAAPTSFLKEIRKICDEHGILMIVDEVQSGFGRTGKMFAIEHSGVEPDMMTVAKSMADGMPISAIVGTDKHMDASGPNSLGGTYTGSPTACAAALAVFDVFKEEDILGKAQRLGEKLKQRFSQWQEKFEHVDNVRNLGPMAAFELVGSKDSHEPKPELAAAITKKAKEKGLILLSCGMYGNTLRFLMPVTIEDEVLEEGLAIVEECLKETGA, translated from the coding sequence GTGAGCAATAAAGAGTTGCAGGCACTGAAAGAACGTTATGTTGCGGCAGGCGCGGCAAGCCCGAATGAACAGTTTGCCGACCATGCAACCAACGCAGAACTGTGGGACGCTGACGGCAAGCGCATGATCGACTTCGCCGGTGGTATCGGCGTCCTGAACATCGGTCACCGGCACCCGAAGGTGGTTGAAGCCGTCAAAGCCCAGCTGGACAAGCTGATGCACACCTGCCAGACGGTAATGCCCTACGAGGGCTATGTGAAACTGGCTGAAAAACTGAGCGGCGTGGCGCCGGTTCGCGGTCATGCCAAGGTGATGCTCGCTAACTCCGGTGCCGAGGCACTGGAAAACGCAATCAAGATTGCCCGGGCGGCAACCGGCCGTACCAATGTCATCTGTTTCGACGGCGGCTACCACGGTCGTACTTTCTATACCATGGCCATGAACGGCAAGGCCGCGCCCTACCAGACCGATTTCGGCCCTATGCCCGGAACCGTGTATCGCGCGCCCTATCCGGTACCGTACCATGGGGTGAGCGAAGAGGAAGCACTGCGCGGCCTGAAGATGGCCATGAAAGCGGACTCACCGGAAAAAGACACCGCCGCTATTGTGATTGAGCCGGTGCTGGGCGAGGGCGGTTTCTATGCCGCGCCCACGAGCTTCCTCAAAGAGATTCGCAAGATCTGTGACGAGCACGGCATCCTGATGATCGTCGACGAAGTCCAGAGTGGTTTTGGCCGGACTGGTAAAATGTTTGCCATTGAGCACAGCGGTGTTGAGCCCGATATGATGACCGTGGCCAAGAGTATGGCGGACGGTATGCCGATCTCCGCCATTGTTGGTACCGATAAGCACATGGACGCTTCCGGGCCTAACTCTCTGGGTGGCACCTACACCGGTAGTCCCACGGCCTGTGCCGCTGCCTTGGCGGTATTTGATGTGTTCAAGGAAGAGGATATCCTTGGCAAAGCCCAGCGCCTGGGCGAGAAGCTCAAGCAGCGCTTCAGTCAGTGGCAGGAAAAGTTTGAGCATGTGGATAACGTGCGCAACCTGGGGCCGATGGCAGCGTTTGAGCTTGTTGGCAGCAAGGACAGCCATGAACCGAAGCCCGAGCTGGCAGCGGCGATCACCAAGAAGGCCAAAGAGAAAGGCCTGATCCTGCTGAGTTGCGGGATGTATGGCAACACCCTGCGGTTCCTGATGCCTGTCACCATCGAAGATGAGGTTCTCGAAGAGGGACTTGCGATTGTCGAGGAATGCCTGAAGGAGACCGGTGCGTAA
- the recD gene encoding exodeoxyribonuclease V subunit alpha, translating into MSKTRQSDQQISLDLSNEPDDKPAPSAPTRAHDTDALLASPDKMDALLDQWQQMEWIRPLDVGFARLIRTLSAEQGEALHPLVLLLSALVSHQVGRGHVCIDLANLFADAGSILSLPPEDSVEAAGGLRTGETVCPEPDSILARVSLEDSLALLDKAQAVSDGSLTTPLVLNETRLYLRRFWRYEQRIAEGIQARLAMSSPLQDAHSDMATTLGLALTALFGPPVDIDFQRLACALAARSRFSVITGGPGTGKTTTVVKLLAALQAIAGKSGQRGGRKHRIRLAAPTGKAAARLNESIGGAVSRLPLSQLPGNVTPDDIPTRVTTLHRLLGSRPDTRRFRHNRDNLLLVDILVIDEASMIDMDLMASVFDALPATAQLILLGDKDQLASVDAGAVLGELCQRAADAHYTPETSCWLEAITGHSIPDNLSDASGQPLDQAVAMLRKSHRFSEDSGIRTLAEAVNTDTLDAGILRACRDGEFDDVIWLNGRNPTPEPSNALAMICSHAVSGTPEAFREQGRGRIANHQPLPPPVGYHQYLSLLNNHELDERSPRVDWDSLALQVLEAFSDFQILCALRKGPWGVEGINDLVARHLLAEKHITRAEGWYPGRPVLVTGNDYNLGLMNGDVGITFSVPWDRNQQGEPKDTLRVAFPATDGSDGIRWISPSRLQQLETVYAMTVHKSQGSEFNHTCLVLPDRLSPIMTRELIYTGITRARNWFSLITGDASVLRDSVHQQVRRASGLAQRLSQP; encoded by the coding sequence ATGAGCAAAACCCGACAGTCTGACCAGCAGATCTCCCTGGATTTGAGCAATGAACCCGATGACAAACCGGCCCCGTCAGCTCCAACTCGGGCCCACGATACAGACGCGCTTCTGGCAAGTCCGGACAAGATGGATGCGCTGCTGGATCAGTGGCAGCAGATGGAATGGATCCGTCCGCTGGATGTGGGCTTTGCCCGACTTATCCGAACCCTGTCAGCAGAGCAGGGTGAGGCGCTCCATCCGTTGGTATTGCTGCTCTCGGCCCTGGTCTCGCATCAGGTCGGCCGGGGCCACGTGTGTATCGATCTTGCCAACCTGTTTGCCGATGCCGGCAGCATTCTGTCCCTGCCACCGGAGGATTCGGTTGAGGCCGCAGGCGGGCTCAGAACCGGCGAGACAGTCTGTCCCGAACCGGACAGCATCCTGGCGCGGGTCAGCCTGGAGGACTCCTTAGCCCTATTAGATAAAGCTCAGGCGGTAAGTGATGGCTCACTGACGACACCGCTGGTACTGAATGAAACCAGGCTGTACCTGCGTCGATTCTGGCGTTACGAACAACGCATTGCCGAGGGCATTCAGGCGCGATTGGCGATGTCTTCTCCATTGCAAGACGCTCATTCCGATATGGCTACCACCCTCGGCCTGGCTCTAACCGCGCTCTTTGGCCCCCCTGTCGATATCGATTTCCAGAGACTCGCCTGTGCCCTGGCAGCCCGCAGCCGGTTTTCCGTGATCACCGGAGGGCCGGGCACCGGCAAGACAACCACCGTCGTCAAACTGCTCGCCGCGCTCCAGGCGATTGCCGGAAAATCCGGACAACGTGGCGGCCGTAAGCACCGGATCCGTCTGGCGGCGCCAACCGGCAAAGCCGCAGCCCGCCTGAATGAATCCATTGGGGGTGCCGTCAGCCGACTGCCGCTCAGCCAGTTGCCCGGCAACGTAACCCCGGACGATATCCCCACCCGGGTAACCACCCTGCACCGACTGCTCGGCAGCCGGCCCGATACCCGCCGTTTCCGTCATAACCGGGATAACCTGCTGCTGGTGGATATCCTGGTGATCGATGAAGCATCCATGATCGACATGGACCTGATGGCCTCGGTGTTTGATGCGCTGCCGGCCACCGCCCAGCTGATCCTTCTGGGGGACAAGGATCAGCTTGCTTCAGTGGATGCCGGCGCCGTATTGGGCGAGCTGTGTCAGCGCGCGGCCGACGCTCATTACACCCCCGAGACGTCGTGCTGGCTTGAGGCGATTACAGGCCATTCGATACCGGACAACCTTAGCGATGCCAGCGGACAGCCCCTCGACCAGGCCGTGGCCATGCTCCGTAAAAGTCACCGTTTCAGTGAGGACAGCGGTATTCGTACCCTGGCGGAGGCCGTCAATACCGATACGCTGGACGCCGGAATCCTCCGGGCCTGCAGGGACGGTGAATTTGACGATGTTATCTGGCTGAATGGCCGGAATCCGACGCCGGAACCGAGCAACGCACTGGCCATGATCTGTTCCCACGCGGTTTCCGGCACACCAGAGGCCTTCCGTGAACAGGGCCGGGGCCGCATCGCCAACCACCAGCCGCTGCCGCCACCGGTGGGCTACCATCAGTACCTTAGCCTGTTGAACAACCACGAACTGGATGAAAGGAGTCCAAGAGTAGACTGGGACAGCCTGGCCCTGCAGGTGCTGGAAGCATTTTCGGACTTCCAGATTCTGTGTGCCCTTCGCAAAGGGCCGTGGGGCGTGGAAGGCATCAACGATCTGGTGGCACGACACCTGTTGGCGGAAAAACACATTACTCGCGCGGAAGGCTGGTATCCGGGGCGCCCGGTGCTGGTGACCGGTAACGACTACAATCTGGGACTGATGAACGGGGATGTGGGCATTACCTTTAGTGTGCCCTGGGATCGAAACCAGCAGGGTGAGCCCAAAGACACGTTGCGGGTCGCATTTCCGGCCACAGACGGCAGCGATGGCATTCGGTGGATTTCGCCAAGCCGGCTGCAGCAACTGGAAACTGTGTACGCCATGACCGTTCACAAATCCCAGGGCTCGGAATTCAATCACACTTGCCTGGTGTTACCGGACCGGCTCAGCCCGATAATGACCCGGGAACTGATCTACACAGGCATCACCCGGGCGAGGAACTGGTTCAGCCTGATTACCGGTGACGCCAGCGTGCTGCGGGACAGTGTCCATCAGCAGGTAAGGCGTGCTTCCGGTCTGGCGCAGCGGCTCAGTCAACCGTAA
- a CDS encoding ABCB family ABC transporter ATP-binding protein/permease, which produces MRAYADNDYPSNHKTDWKVIAGLWPYLSEFRGRVGLALVLLVLAKLATVATPVALKYIVDYLDQNRGGELLLWIPVVLVVAYGLLRFGATLFSELRDAVFARVAERAMRRVSLRIFRHLHNRELAFHLDRKTGGLARDIERGTNGISFLLRFTLFNIVPTLLEILMVAGILLVVFNIGYVLAILVAVVVYVLFSIKVTEWRTRFVREANARDNQSNSRAVDSLLNYETVKYFNNEAFEADLYDQDLQDWEQARLKNRLSLAALNTGQALIIGVALIVIMAMAVREVASGEITLGDFTMINAYLIQLFIPLNALGFVYREIRQALVNVERLFGLLGDKPAIEDAPDAAPLRVTSGEVTFEHVHFAYRPDRPILEDVDFRIPAGHTVAVVGASGAGKSTLARLFFRFFDVDAGRITIDGQDIRQVTQDSLRSAIGVVPQDTVLFNDTLYRNLAYGRPDATEAEVYQAARMAHLESFIHSLPDGYETRVGERGLKLSGGEKQRVAIARVILKNPPLLILDEATSSLDSLSEQAILGALKEVSQQRTTLVIAHRLSTIRDADTILVMEGGRIVESGHHNDLLARAGHYARLWEQQHHGGEDGGTEADVTVD; this is translated from the coding sequence GTGCGCGCATACGCCGACAACGATTACCCCAGCAACCACAAGACTGACTGGAAAGTGATTGCCGGCCTCTGGCCCTACCTTTCCGAGTTCCGTGGCCGGGTCGGGTTGGCCCTGGTTCTGCTGGTACTGGCCAAACTTGCCACGGTGGCAACGCCGGTGGCACTCAAATATATCGTTGATTATCTCGACCAGAATCGCGGCGGCGAGTTGTTACTGTGGATTCCTGTGGTGCTCGTTGTTGCCTACGGCCTCTTGCGTTTCGGCGCTACGCTGTTCAGCGAACTTCGGGATGCGGTATTTGCCAGAGTGGCGGAGCGCGCCATGCGACGGGTTTCCCTCCGGATCTTTCGGCATTTACACAACCGGGAGCTGGCCTTTCACCTGGATCGAAAGACCGGAGGCCTGGCCCGGGATATCGAACGGGGCACCAATGGCATCAGTTTCCTGCTTCGGTTCACACTGTTCAATATTGTCCCCACCCTTTTGGAAATCCTGATGGTGGCCGGCATCCTGCTGGTGGTGTTCAACATCGGTTATGTTCTGGCCATTCTGGTCGCAGTGGTGGTTTACGTCCTGTTTTCCATCAAGGTAACGGAATGGCGGACCCGGTTCGTGCGCGAGGCCAACGCCCGGGACAACCAGTCGAATTCCCGGGCGGTGGACAGCCTGCTTAACTACGAGACGGTGAAATACTTCAACAACGAAGCCTTCGAGGCTGATCTGTACGATCAGGACCTGCAGGACTGGGAGCAGGCGCGGTTGAAAAACCGGTTGTCACTGGCGGCATTAAACACCGGGCAGGCGCTGATCATCGGTGTGGCACTGATCGTGATCATGGCGATGGCGGTGCGAGAAGTTGCCAGTGGCGAGATCACCCTGGGTGATTTCACCATGATCAATGCCTATCTGATTCAGCTGTTCATCCCCCTGAATGCTCTGGGTTTTGTCTATCGGGAAATTCGTCAGGCGCTGGTAAATGTCGAGCGTTTGTTTGGCCTGCTTGGCGATAAACCCGCCATAGAGGACGCCCCGGATGCAGCCCCGCTGAGGGTCACCAGCGGAGAGGTGACGTTTGAGCATGTGCACTTCGCGTACCGGCCTGACCGTCCCATCCTTGAGGATGTGGATTTTCGTATTCCCGCGGGCCACACCGTGGCTGTCGTTGGGGCCAGCGGCGCTGGCAAGTCGACGCTGGCCAGACTGTTTTTCCGGTTCTTTGATGTCGACGCCGGTCGCATCACCATCGATGGCCAGGACATCCGGCAGGTCACGCAGGACAGTTTGCGCTCGGCGATCGGTGTGGTGCCCCAGGACACGGTGCTGTTCAACGACACCTTGTACCGTAATCTGGCCTATGGCCGGCCCGACGCCACCGAAGCAGAAGTTTATCAGGCGGCACGCATGGCTCACCTGGAAAGCTTTATCCACAGCCTGCCGGACGGCTACGAGACCCGTGTGGGAGAGCGCGGCTTGAAACTGTCCGGGGGTGAAAAACAGCGGGTCGCAATTGCCCGGGTGATCCTGAAAAACCCGCCACTGCTGATTCTCGATGAAGCGACATCGTCTCTTGACTCCCTGTCAGAGCAGGCGATTCTTGGCGCTTTGAAAGAAGTCAGCCAGCAACGTACCACCCTGGTCATTGCTCACCGGTTGTCCACGATCCGTGATGCCGACACCATTCTGGTGATGGAGGGGGGGCGCATAGTAGAGAGCGGCCATCATAATGACCTCCTCGCCCGGGCTGGCCATTACGCCAGGTTGTGGGAACAGCAGCACCACGGCGGTGAGGATGGTGGCACTGAAGCCGATGTTACGGTTGACTGA
- a CDS encoding ABC transporter transmembrane domain-containing protein: protein MKLVIEFISPYRKTVVGAMVALVFTAGITLGLGQGLRILVDQGLATESPEMLASAIGLFFVLVIGLAFGSFARFYLVSWIGERVVADIRKKVFNHLIDLHPGFFEQNRALEIQSRFTSDTTVLQSVIGSTVSIALRNTLMLAGGLLLLFVTNAKLASIILLGFPLVIAPILFFGRRVRQLSRLSQDRVADVGSYVGENLTQIKTVQAFNHQHHDRRFFAAVSEKAFDIARDRIRQRAWLTTLAISLVMGAVGIVLWIGGLDVIEGRITPGELAAFVFYSLLVGVAAGAISEVIGELQRAAGSAARLFELLQTEPAFVRREDSAGIQRLPKNITGAITIDHLTFHYPGRPQTPAVSDLSLTIRAGETLALVGPSGAGKSTLFDLLLHFYQPDSGRILIDELDTARMTLEDLRRCFALVPQNPALFHGSVVDNIRYARPEASQEDVEQAARIAHAHEFIQSLPQGYDTPLGDAGLGLSGGQKQRLAIARALLAGSPILLLDEATSALDAESEHLIQQAMPALTAGRTTLVIAHRLATVRDADRIAVLDQGRLLAVGTHGELMKENELYRRLAKLQFREEPGRETGSRLR from the coding sequence CTGAAACTGGTTATTGAATTCATCAGCCCCTACCGCAAAACCGTGGTCGGCGCGATGGTGGCCCTGGTCTTCACCGCCGGCATTACGCTTGGATTAGGGCAGGGTTTGCGGATTCTAGTGGACCAGGGACTGGCGACAGAATCCCCCGAGATGCTCGCCAGCGCGATCGGTCTGTTTTTTGTGCTGGTGATCGGTCTGGCATTCGGGTCCTTTGCCCGTTTCTATCTGGTTTCGTGGATCGGCGAACGGGTGGTGGCAGACATTCGCAAAAAAGTGTTTAACCACCTGATTGACCTCCATCCCGGTTTCTTTGAACAAAACCGGGCACTTGAGATCCAGTCCCGGTTCACCTCCGACACCACGGTGCTGCAATCAGTGATCGGCTCTACAGTGTCCATTGCCTTGCGCAATACCCTGATGCTGGCCGGGGGCCTGCTCCTGCTGTTCGTTACCAATGCCAAACTGGCCAGTATTATTCTGCTGGGCTTCCCATTGGTCATCGCGCCCATCCTGTTTTTTGGTCGGCGGGTCCGGCAACTATCACGCCTGAGCCAGGACCGTGTGGCAGACGTTGGAAGCTATGTGGGAGAGAACCTCACTCAGATAAAAACGGTACAGGCGTTTAATCATCAACACCATGACCGGCGGTTTTTCGCCGCCGTATCCGAAAAAGCCTTCGATATTGCCCGGGACCGGATTCGGCAGCGTGCCTGGCTGACGACGCTGGCTATCTCACTAGTGATGGGAGCCGTCGGCATTGTGCTGTGGATTGGCGGACTGGATGTCATCGAAGGCCGGATTACACCCGGCGAACTGGCGGCCTTTGTGTTTTACAGCCTGCTGGTGGGCGTCGCCGCAGGTGCAATCAGTGAGGTCATTGGCGAACTGCAGCGGGCTGCTGGGTCTGCCGCCCGGTTATTCGAACTGCTGCAAACGGAACCGGCGTTTGTGCGCCGGGAGGACTCGGCAGGAATTCAAAGGCTCCCGAAAAATATTACGGGTGCCATTACCATTGATCACCTGACCTTCCATTACCCCGGGCGACCACAAACGCCAGCCGTGTCCGATTTGTCACTGACCATCAGGGCGGGCGAGACGCTTGCTCTGGTCGGGCCTTCCGGTGCGGGGAAATCCACCCTGTTTGATCTGTTGCTTCACTTCTACCAACCCGACAGCGGTCGGATTCTTATTGACGAGCTGGACACCGCGAGGATGACGCTGGAGGACCTGCGGCGTTGTTTCGCCCTGGTACCCCAGAATCCCGCCCTGTTCCATGGCTCCGTTGTGGATAACATCCGGTATGCCAGGCCTGAAGCCAGCCAGGAAGACGTTGAACAGGCGGCACGGATCGCCCACGCCCATGAGTTCATCCAGTCCTTGCCTCAAGGGTACGACACACCTCTCGGCGATGCCGGCCTGGGGCTTTCCGGTGGCCAGAAGCAACGACTGGCCATAGCCCGTGCTTTGCTGGCAGGTTCGCCTATTCTGCTGCTCGACGAAGCGACAAGCGCCCTGGACGCGGAAAGTGAACATCTGATCCAACAGGCAATGCCGGCACTTACCGCTGGCCGGACCACACTCGTCATTGCCCACCGGCTGGCAACGGTCAGAGATGCCGACCGGATCGCGGTTCTGGACCAGGGACGGCTGCTGGCCGTGGGAACCCATGGAGAGTTGATGAAAGAAAACGAATTGTACCGACGGCTGGCCAAACTGCAGTTTCGAGAAGAACCGGGACGAGAAACCGGTAGCCGGCTACGTTAG